Proteins co-encoded in one Nicotiana sylvestris chromosome 7, ASM39365v2, whole genome shotgun sequence genomic window:
- the LOC104212676 gene encoding uncharacterized protein, protein MGTVNFLWNLTKNYFTFGLIGLTVSDRYASIVPVGGISMSPTFNPHDDSPMRSLTRDFVIVEKLCLEKFKFSLGDVVVFSSPANHKEKHIKRITALPGDLVSTPHYDAVLIPEGHCWVEGDNHAWSLDSRSFGPIPLGLVRGRVTHVVWPPHRVGKVERMTPKSIAPF, encoded by the exons ATGGGAACCGTGAACTTCCTCTGGAATTTAACGAAGAATTATTTCACCTTTGGGCTCATAGGCCTGACCGTATCTGATCGTTATGCCAGTATTGTCCCTGTTGGTGGAATTTCAATGTCTCCTACATTTAATCCACATGATGACAGCCCCATGAGATCCTTGACTC GTGACTTTGTTATAGTGGAGAAGCTTTGCCTGGAAAAATTCAAGTTCTCACTTGGCGATGTGGTTGTGTTCAG CTCTCCAGCAAATCATAAAGAGAAACATATAAAGAGAATAACAGCCTTACCAGGTGACTTGGTCAGTACCCCTCATTATGATGCAGTATTGATCCCTGAAGGACATTGTTGGGTTGAAGGAGACAATCATGCTTGGAGCTTGGACTCGAGATCTTTTGGTCCT ATCCCTCTGGGTTTGGTTCGTGGAAGGGTTACTCATGTTGTGTGGCCTCCTCACCGGGTTGGAAAAGTTGAAAGAATGACGCCAAAGAGCATAGCACCTTTCTAA